The DNA segment ATTTTTGATTTTAATTTGGAGAAAAATTTAAAACACGAATTTTAATGTTCGGAATTAGTCGCTCTTGGCACGGTTTATTCAGTATTTACAAAAATATAAATATGGCACATAAAAATTTCAGAAAAGAAGACTTTGTTAAAGAAGAAGGTTCAGATCTTTACCAAGTGGAATTCCGAAAAGGAAATATAGGCGAGGGAGCTGATTTAATTGTTGAAAGACAAAAAGAAGATGGAGAATACGAAAACCTTCAGGCAGAAATCAGGAGGCACAATGATCGTATTTTTATCTGCTGGAGTGAACCTTTCAACGGTAGAGTAATTTTCGACGAATAAAAAATCCCGACTAATTTCCGGGATTTTTGTTTATTATAAGCGTTTGAGGGATGTGGCATAATAATAGGTGAGTTATAGATAATTAACCAAAACCAATTACAAAATGAAATCCAATAACGAAATCCACGAAAGCCTTAAAGGTAAAACAGTTGTCATCACCGGCGGAAGCAGCGGAGTAGGGAGAGCAGCAGCTGAAGCATTCGCTCTGGAGGGCTGTACTATCGTTGTGGCTGCGCGCGGAAAAG comes from the Chryseobacterium nepalense genome and includes:
- a CDS encoding glutathione synthase; translated protein: MAHKNFRKEDFVKEEGSDLYQVEFRKGNIGEGADLIVERQKEDGEYENLQAEIRRHNDRIFICWSEPFNGRVIFDE